One Drosophila willistoni isolate 14030-0811.24 chromosome 2R unlocalized genomic scaffold, UCI_dwil_1.1 Seg167, whole genome shotgun sequence DNA segment encodes these proteins:
- the LOC111518349 gene encoding enolase-phosphatase E1 isoform X2 has protein sequence MREREKRALWEEMVYQCGGIFSDEELFKFHKRFLRSWDTCESVVMVKKEDLMEPLRKRLVAAPASEKNKSRSALTGTKRRFSHHQEHSDDSEESLPLAVWKKRANNKEQRPTESHVAHVPKAKRSLGRPSESARLPEPQNGDMSEAAKTIAKFTKSQERFRASVPVDEELERFRKANLDALVAEKRIEQNAEMKAQRLAVAQRKSKNSAVKIDEVQAAHIAPGVIDLSPPKELPKKDTRKMPGDSKKIAERIRPITQVRPPGVINLSPATEMPKKDTRKMSGDSKKIAERNGPIIHLNDSVQQKVGAPLMLTSIRFDHTYNLAPTTDDKNLQTKQQKYNDTAGVTNDIEVEELLIDDALEMTTPITEVNMDLCEILENDLVSEIEIFTNGDNAQLDMHVDNGIELWLRDIDTEMPDKLDYELNEKQDKNIPNCIDAINSLTDDMPPLVFESSGNNDTLNELGHYDEQQNEPPNFENILINQLSNNSTLLELKAESDIHNHNKEEFLLEDQLATSLKSKETTVNKTPLELEASENNDLSYDYEDDDVLSVAASCYDLEDLINDEPAVKKVCQQQDEKKEKIDLQKLKEQPKVMQSLYKASEIKPKPKPKPVAVAKNLEPLAEAAKPEPIENPQDEVNIKRAQALAARRPSVNCPVFAPPYRLPQVPNTNDNIACVSTDNYNATNLGIFGIKCWPNLDLDCQKVDCHHEAPNIPEVVRRLMRLDESELITSYEAIRESSVLFQQYITHFADIFANRRMFRCLLQTIVDCRLYKEFIAPCLLHLYTAFKQFGKEAEGLKCIMQHLWLPSKAIKFKELTEAILNILSSANWSDYATELTDLFKTHHFPMPNDFMTAIVKSALMKRELLQLALQLVLLRRVDGVHDKALIETLKMIANSDGTSQLESTTITATSETLQQQPNSSECQNGSTNDECVSKNRARILSVDYLHTAANGVSTWHPLDNYKPK, from the exons ATGCGCGAACGCGAAAAAAGAGCACTGTGGGAGGAAATGGTATACCAATGTGGTGGAATCTTCTCGGATGAGGAATTGTTTAAGTTTCATAAGAGGTTCTTAAGGAGTTGGGACACTTGTGAATCCGTAGTAATGGTGAAAAAG GAAGATTTAATGGAACCACTACGAAAGCGTCTAGTGGCGGCGCCAGCAtcggaaaaaaataaatcgaGATCTGCGTTGACTGGAACTAAGCGTCGTTTTAGCCATCATCAGGAACACTCCGATGATTCTGAAGAATCACTACCTTTGGCTGTTTGGAAAAAACGTGCAAACAATAAAGAACAAAGGCCAACAGAATCTCACGTTGCTCATGTGCCCAAAGCTAAACGGAGCCTTGGTCGTCCCTCAGAAAGTGCCAGGCTTCCGGAGCCGCAAAATGGTGACATGTCAGAAGCAGCTAAAACGATTGCCAAATTTACTAAGAGTCAGGAAAGGTTCCGTGCGAGTGTGCCAGTCGACGAGGAATTGGAGCGGTTCAGAAAGGCAAATTTGGATGCGTTGGTGGCAGAGAAGAGAATAGAGCAAAATGCGGAGATGAAAGCACAGCGCTTAGCAGTGGCGCAACGGAAATCAAAGAACTCTGCCGTAAAA ATCGATGAAGTGCAAGCAGCGCATATTGCACCGGGGGTAATTGATTTGTCACCACCTAAAGAATTGCCGAAGAAGGATACCCGTAAGATGCCAGGTGACAGCAAAAAGATTGCTGAGAGGATCAGACCAATTACCCAAGTACGCCCACCGGGGGTAATTAATTTGTCACCAGCTACAGAAATGCCAAAGAAGGATACCCGTAAAATGTCAGGCGACAGCAAAAAGATTGCTGAGAGGAATGGACCAATTATCCATTTGAATGATTCGGTGCAACAAAAAGTGGGCGCACCTTTGATGTTAACTTCCATACGCTTTGATCATACCTATAATCTGGCTCCAACTACAGACGACAAGAATTTGCAAACGAAACAACAGAAATATAATGATACGGCAGGTGTAACCAATGATATTGAAGTTGAAGAGCTTTTAATAGACGATGCTTTGGAAATGACTACTCCAATTACGGAAGTTAATATGGATTTATGTGAAATCTTGGAAAATGATTTGGTGagtgaaattgaaatattcaCGAATGGGGATAACGCTCAACTCGATATGCATGTGGATAATGGAATAGAGCTCTGGTTACGGGATATCGATACCGAAATGCCAGATAAATTGGATTatgaattaaatgaaaaacaagACAAAAACATTCCAAATTGCATAGATGCAATTAATTCATTAACTGACGATATGCCGCCATTAGTGTTCGAATCAAGCGGAAATAACGACACATTAAATGAATTGGGACATTATGATGAACAGCAAAATGAGCCGCCAAATTTTGagaacattttaattaatcaGTTATCTAATAATAGTACATTATTGGAACTAAAAGCAGAATCAGACATACATAATCATAATAAGGAGGAATTCCTATTGGAGGATCAGTTGGCAACGTCGTTGAAATCAAAGGAAACTACAGTAAACAAGACTCCATTGGAGCTGGAAGCCTCTGAAAACAATGATCTAAGCTATGATTACGAAGATGATGATGTGCTGTCAGTGGCTGCCTCCTGTTATGACTTAGAAGATTTGATAAATGATGAACCAGCAGTAAAAAAAGTGTGCCAGCAGCAGGAtgaaaagaaggaaaaaataGATCTACAGAAACTAAAAGAGCAGCCAAAGGTTATGCAATCCCTATATAAGGCGTCCGAGATTAAACCTAAACCTAAACCTAAACCAGTTGCAGTTGCGAAAAATCTGGAACCACTTGCAGAAGCTGCAAAACCGGAACCAATTGAAAATCCACAAGATGAAGTTAATATAAAACGTGCCCAGGCCTTGGCTGCCCGTCGTCCATCCGTTAATTGTCCTGTATTTGCTCCACCCTATCGGCTGCCACAAGTGCCAAATACTAATGATAATATAGCGTGTGTATCCACTGACAATTACAATGCCACGAATCTTGGAATATTCGGCATCAAGTGTTGGCCAAATTTGGACCTTGATTGCCAGAAAGTGGATTGTCATCATGAAGCTCCAAACATTCCCGAAGTCGTCAGACGTCTAATGCGTCTCGATGAGAGCGAGTTGATCACCAGCTACGAGGCAATCAGAGAAAGCAGCGTTCTTTTTCAACAATACATAACGCACTTTGCCGATATATTTGCCAACCGTCGCATGTTTAGATGCTTACTTCAAACGATTGTAGATTGTCGTCTGTATAAAGAATTCATCGCCCCTTGTTTGCTCCACCTTTATACGGCTTTTAAGCAATTTGGAAAGGAAGCCGAGGGTCTGAAATGCATTATGCAACATCTTTGGTTGCCGAGCAAGGCAATTAAGTTTAAAGAATTGACCgaagccattttgaatattttgtcGTCGGCCAATTGGTCAGATTATGCGACAGAATTAACGGATTTGTTTAAGACCCATCACTTTCCCATGCCAAATGATTTTATGACAGCTATTGTAAAATCGGCCTTGATGAAGAGAGAATTATTGCAGTTGGCTTTACAGTTGGTGCTGTTACGACGCGTCGATGGAGTCCATGACAAGGCCCTTATTGAAACGCTAAAAATGATAGCTAACAGCGATGGCACTTCGCAACTAGAATCTACGACTATCACAGCAACGTCTGAGACATTGCAGCAGCAACCTAATAGTAGTGAATGCCAAAATGGTTCGACTAATGATGAATGTGTTAGCAAGAATCGAGCTAGAATATTATCCGTCGACTACCTGCATACCGCAGCGAATGGAGTCTCCACTTGGCACCCCTTAGATAATTACAAACCCAAATAA
- the LOC111518349 gene encoding enolase-phosphatase E1 isoform X3 — protein sequence MREREKRALWEEMVYQCGGIFSDEELFKFHKRFLRSWDTCESVVMVKKEDLMEPLRKRLVAAPASEKNKSRSALTGTKRRFSHHQEHSDDSEESLPLAVWKKRANNKEQRPTESHVAHVPKAKRSLGRPSESARLPEPQNGDMSEAAKTIAKFTKSQERFRASVPVDEELERFRKANLDALVAEKRIEQNAEMKAQRLAVAQRKSKNSAIDEVQAAHIAPGVIDLSPPKELPKKDTRKMPGDSKKIAERIRPITQVRPPGVINLSPATEMPKKDTRKMSGDSKKIAERNGPIIHLNDSVQQKVGAPLMLTSIRFDHTYNLAPTTDDKNLQTKQQKYNDTAGVTNDIEVEELLIDDALEMTTPITEVNMDLCEILENDLVSEIEIFTNGDNAQLDMHVDNGIELWLRDIDTEMPDKLDYELNEKQDKNIPNCIDAINSLTDDMPPLVFESSGNNDTLNELGHYDEQQNEPPNFENILINQLSNNSTLLELKAESDIHNHNKEEFLLEDQLATSLKSKETTVNKTPLELEASENNDLSYDYEDDDVLSVAASCYDLEDLINDEPAVKKVCQQQDEKKEKIDLQKLKEQPKVMQSLYKASEIKPKPKPKPVAVAKNLEPLAEAAKPEPIENPQDEVNIKRAQALAARRPSVNCPVFAPPYRLPQVPNTNDNIACVSTDNYNATNLGIFGIKCWPNLDLDCQKVDCHHEAPNIPEVVRRLMRLDESELITSYEAIRESSVLFQQYITHFADIFANRRMFRCLLQTIVDCRLYKEFIAPCLLHLYTAFKQFGKEAEGLKCIMQHLWLPSKAIKFKELTEAILNILSSANWSDYATELTDLFKTHHFPMPNDFMTAIVKSALMKRELLQLALQLVLLRRVDGVHDKALIETLKMIANSDGTSQLESTTITATSETLQQQPNSSECQNGSTNDECVSKNRARILSVDYLHTAANGVSTWHPLDNYKPK from the exons ATGCGCGAACGCGAAAAAAGAGCACTGTGGGAGGAAATGGTATACCAATGTGGTGGAATCTTCTCGGATGAGGAATTGTTTAAGTTTCATAAGAGGTTCTTAAGGAGTTGGGACACTTGTGAATCCGTAGTAATGGTGAAAAAG GAAGATTTAATGGAACCACTACGAAAGCGTCTAGTGGCGGCGCCAGCAtcggaaaaaaataaatcgaGATCTGCGTTGACTGGAACTAAGCGTCGTTTTAGCCATCATCAGGAACACTCCGATGATTCTGAAGAATCACTACCTTTGGCTGTTTGGAAAAAACGTGCAAACAATAAAGAACAAAGGCCAACAGAATCTCACGTTGCTCATGTGCCCAAAGCTAAACGGAGCCTTGGTCGTCCCTCAGAAAGTGCCAGGCTTCCGGAGCCGCAAAATGGTGACATGTCAGAAGCAGCTAAAACGATTGCCAAATTTACTAAGAGTCAGGAAAGGTTCCGTGCGAGTGTGCCAGTCGACGAGGAATTGGAGCGGTTCAGAAAGGCAAATTTGGATGCGTTGGTGGCAGAGAAGAGAATAGAGCAAAATGCGGAGATGAAAGCACAGCGCTTAGCAGTGGCGCAACGGAAATCAAAGAACTCTGCC ATCGATGAAGTGCAAGCAGCGCATATTGCACCGGGGGTAATTGATTTGTCACCACCTAAAGAATTGCCGAAGAAGGATACCCGTAAGATGCCAGGTGACAGCAAAAAGATTGCTGAGAGGATCAGACCAATTACCCAAGTACGCCCACCGGGGGTAATTAATTTGTCACCAGCTACAGAAATGCCAAAGAAGGATACCCGTAAAATGTCAGGCGACAGCAAAAAGATTGCTGAGAGGAATGGACCAATTATCCATTTGAATGATTCGGTGCAACAAAAAGTGGGCGCACCTTTGATGTTAACTTCCATACGCTTTGATCATACCTATAATCTGGCTCCAACTACAGACGACAAGAATTTGCAAACGAAACAACAGAAATATAATGATACGGCAGGTGTAACCAATGATATTGAAGTTGAAGAGCTTTTAATAGACGATGCTTTGGAAATGACTACTCCAATTACGGAAGTTAATATGGATTTATGTGAAATCTTGGAAAATGATTTGGTGagtgaaattgaaatattcaCGAATGGGGATAACGCTCAACTCGATATGCATGTGGATAATGGAATAGAGCTCTGGTTACGGGATATCGATACCGAAATGCCAGATAAATTGGATTatgaattaaatgaaaaacaagACAAAAACATTCCAAATTGCATAGATGCAATTAATTCATTAACTGACGATATGCCGCCATTAGTGTTCGAATCAAGCGGAAATAACGACACATTAAATGAATTGGGACATTATGATGAACAGCAAAATGAGCCGCCAAATTTTGagaacattttaattaatcaGTTATCTAATAATAGTACATTATTGGAACTAAAAGCAGAATCAGACATACATAATCATAATAAGGAGGAATTCCTATTGGAGGATCAGTTGGCAACGTCGTTGAAATCAAAGGAAACTACAGTAAACAAGACTCCATTGGAGCTGGAAGCCTCTGAAAACAATGATCTAAGCTATGATTACGAAGATGATGATGTGCTGTCAGTGGCTGCCTCCTGTTATGACTTAGAAGATTTGATAAATGATGAACCAGCAGTAAAAAAAGTGTGCCAGCAGCAGGAtgaaaagaaggaaaaaataGATCTACAGAAACTAAAAGAGCAGCCAAAGGTTATGCAATCCCTATATAAGGCGTCCGAGATTAAACCTAAACCTAAACCTAAACCAGTTGCAGTTGCGAAAAATCTGGAACCACTTGCAGAAGCTGCAAAACCGGAACCAATTGAAAATCCACAAGATGAAGTTAATATAAAACGTGCCCAGGCCTTGGCTGCCCGTCGTCCATCCGTTAATTGTCCTGTATTTGCTCCACCCTATCGGCTGCCACAAGTGCCAAATACTAATGATAATATAGCGTGTGTATCCACTGACAATTACAATGCCACGAATCTTGGAATATTCGGCATCAAGTGTTGGCCAAATTTGGACCTTGATTGCCAGAAAGTGGATTGTCATCATGAAGCTCCAAACATTCCCGAAGTCGTCAGACGTCTAATGCGTCTCGATGAGAGCGAGTTGATCACCAGCTACGAGGCAATCAGAGAAAGCAGCGTTCTTTTTCAACAATACATAACGCACTTTGCCGATATATTTGCCAACCGTCGCATGTTTAGATGCTTACTTCAAACGATTGTAGATTGTCGTCTGTATAAAGAATTCATCGCCCCTTGTTTGCTCCACCTTTATACGGCTTTTAAGCAATTTGGAAAGGAAGCCGAGGGTCTGAAATGCATTATGCAACATCTTTGGTTGCCGAGCAAGGCAATTAAGTTTAAAGAATTGACCgaagccattttgaatattttgtcGTCGGCCAATTGGTCAGATTATGCGACAGAATTAACGGATTTGTTTAAGACCCATCACTTTCCCATGCCAAATGATTTTATGACAGCTATTGTAAAATCGGCCTTGATGAAGAGAGAATTATTGCAGTTGGCTTTACAGTTGGTGCTGTTACGACGCGTCGATGGAGTCCATGACAAGGCCCTTATTGAAACGCTAAAAATGATAGCTAACAGCGATGGCACTTCGCAACTAGAATCTACGACTATCACAGCAACGTCTGAGACATTGCAGCAGCAACCTAATAGTAGTGAATGCCAAAATGGTTCGACTAATGATGAATGTGTTAGCAAGAATCGAGCTAGAATATTATCCGTCGACTACCTGCATACCGCAGCGAATGGAGTCTCCACTTGGCACCCCTTAGATAATTACAAACCCAAATAA
- the LOC111518349 gene encoding enolase-phosphatase E1 isoform X1 — protein sequence MREREKRALWEEMVYQCGGIFSDEELFKFHKRFLRSWDTCESVVMVKKEDLMEPLRKRLVAAPASEKNKSRSALTGTKRRFSHHQEHSDDSEESLPLAVWKKRANNKEQRPTESHVAHVPKAKRSLGRPSESARLPEPQNGDMSEAAKTIAKFTKSQERFRASVPVDEELERFRKANLDALVAEKRIEQNAEMKAQRLAVAQRKSKNSAVKVIDEVQAAHIAPGVIDLSPPKELPKKDTRKMPGDSKKIAERIRPITQVRPPGVINLSPATEMPKKDTRKMSGDSKKIAERNGPIIHLNDSVQQKVGAPLMLTSIRFDHTYNLAPTTDDKNLQTKQQKYNDTAGVTNDIEVEELLIDDALEMTTPITEVNMDLCEILENDLVSEIEIFTNGDNAQLDMHVDNGIELWLRDIDTEMPDKLDYELNEKQDKNIPNCIDAINSLTDDMPPLVFESSGNNDTLNELGHYDEQQNEPPNFENILINQLSNNSTLLELKAESDIHNHNKEEFLLEDQLATSLKSKETTVNKTPLELEASENNDLSYDYEDDDVLSVAASCYDLEDLINDEPAVKKVCQQQDEKKEKIDLQKLKEQPKVMQSLYKASEIKPKPKPKPVAVAKNLEPLAEAAKPEPIENPQDEVNIKRAQALAARRPSVNCPVFAPPYRLPQVPNTNDNIACVSTDNYNATNLGIFGIKCWPNLDLDCQKVDCHHEAPNIPEVVRRLMRLDESELITSYEAIRESSVLFQQYITHFADIFANRRMFRCLLQTIVDCRLYKEFIAPCLLHLYTAFKQFGKEAEGLKCIMQHLWLPSKAIKFKELTEAILNILSSANWSDYATELTDLFKTHHFPMPNDFMTAIVKSALMKRELLQLALQLVLLRRVDGVHDKALIETLKMIANSDGTSQLESTTITATSETLQQQPNSSECQNGSTNDECVSKNRARILSVDYLHTAANGVSTWHPLDNYKPK from the exons ATGCGCGAACGCGAAAAAAGAGCACTGTGGGAGGAAATGGTATACCAATGTGGTGGAATCTTCTCGGATGAGGAATTGTTTAAGTTTCATAAGAGGTTCTTAAGGAGTTGGGACACTTGTGAATCCGTAGTAATGGTGAAAAAG GAAGATTTAATGGAACCACTACGAAAGCGTCTAGTGGCGGCGCCAGCAtcggaaaaaaataaatcgaGATCTGCGTTGACTGGAACTAAGCGTCGTTTTAGCCATCATCAGGAACACTCCGATGATTCTGAAGAATCACTACCTTTGGCTGTTTGGAAAAAACGTGCAAACAATAAAGAACAAAGGCCAACAGAATCTCACGTTGCTCATGTGCCCAAAGCTAAACGGAGCCTTGGTCGTCCCTCAGAAAGTGCCAGGCTTCCGGAGCCGCAAAATGGTGACATGTCAGAAGCAGCTAAAACGATTGCCAAATTTACTAAGAGTCAGGAAAGGTTCCGTGCGAGTGTGCCAGTCGACGAGGAATTGGAGCGGTTCAGAAAGGCAAATTTGGATGCGTTGGTGGCAGAGAAGAGAATAGAGCAAAATGCGGAGATGAAAGCACAGCGCTTAGCAGTGGCGCAACGGAAATCAAAGAACTCTGCCGTAAAAGTT ATCGATGAAGTGCAAGCAGCGCATATTGCACCGGGGGTAATTGATTTGTCACCACCTAAAGAATTGCCGAAGAAGGATACCCGTAAGATGCCAGGTGACAGCAAAAAGATTGCTGAGAGGATCAGACCAATTACCCAAGTACGCCCACCGGGGGTAATTAATTTGTCACCAGCTACAGAAATGCCAAAGAAGGATACCCGTAAAATGTCAGGCGACAGCAAAAAGATTGCTGAGAGGAATGGACCAATTATCCATTTGAATGATTCGGTGCAACAAAAAGTGGGCGCACCTTTGATGTTAACTTCCATACGCTTTGATCATACCTATAATCTGGCTCCAACTACAGACGACAAGAATTTGCAAACGAAACAACAGAAATATAATGATACGGCAGGTGTAACCAATGATATTGAAGTTGAAGAGCTTTTAATAGACGATGCTTTGGAAATGACTACTCCAATTACGGAAGTTAATATGGATTTATGTGAAATCTTGGAAAATGATTTGGTGagtgaaattgaaatattcaCGAATGGGGATAACGCTCAACTCGATATGCATGTGGATAATGGAATAGAGCTCTGGTTACGGGATATCGATACCGAAATGCCAGATAAATTGGATTatgaattaaatgaaaaacaagACAAAAACATTCCAAATTGCATAGATGCAATTAATTCATTAACTGACGATATGCCGCCATTAGTGTTCGAATCAAGCGGAAATAACGACACATTAAATGAATTGGGACATTATGATGAACAGCAAAATGAGCCGCCAAATTTTGagaacattttaattaatcaGTTATCTAATAATAGTACATTATTGGAACTAAAAGCAGAATCAGACATACATAATCATAATAAGGAGGAATTCCTATTGGAGGATCAGTTGGCAACGTCGTTGAAATCAAAGGAAACTACAGTAAACAAGACTCCATTGGAGCTGGAAGCCTCTGAAAACAATGATCTAAGCTATGATTACGAAGATGATGATGTGCTGTCAGTGGCTGCCTCCTGTTATGACTTAGAAGATTTGATAAATGATGAACCAGCAGTAAAAAAAGTGTGCCAGCAGCAGGAtgaaaagaaggaaaaaataGATCTACAGAAACTAAAAGAGCAGCCAAAGGTTATGCAATCCCTATATAAGGCGTCCGAGATTAAACCTAAACCTAAACCTAAACCAGTTGCAGTTGCGAAAAATCTGGAACCACTTGCAGAAGCTGCAAAACCGGAACCAATTGAAAATCCACAAGATGAAGTTAATATAAAACGTGCCCAGGCCTTGGCTGCCCGTCGTCCATCCGTTAATTGTCCTGTATTTGCTCCACCCTATCGGCTGCCACAAGTGCCAAATACTAATGATAATATAGCGTGTGTATCCACTGACAATTACAATGCCACGAATCTTGGAATATTCGGCATCAAGTGTTGGCCAAATTTGGACCTTGATTGCCAGAAAGTGGATTGTCATCATGAAGCTCCAAACATTCCCGAAGTCGTCAGACGTCTAATGCGTCTCGATGAGAGCGAGTTGATCACCAGCTACGAGGCAATCAGAGAAAGCAGCGTTCTTTTTCAACAATACATAACGCACTTTGCCGATATATTTGCCAACCGTCGCATGTTTAGATGCTTACTTCAAACGATTGTAGATTGTCGTCTGTATAAAGAATTCATCGCCCCTTGTTTGCTCCACCTTTATACGGCTTTTAAGCAATTTGGAAAGGAAGCCGAGGGTCTGAAATGCATTATGCAACATCTTTGGTTGCCGAGCAAGGCAATTAAGTTTAAAGAATTGACCgaagccattttgaatattttgtcGTCGGCCAATTGGTCAGATTATGCGACAGAATTAACGGATTTGTTTAAGACCCATCACTTTCCCATGCCAAATGATTTTATGACAGCTATTGTAAAATCGGCCTTGATGAAGAGAGAATTATTGCAGTTGGCTTTACAGTTGGTGCTGTTACGACGCGTCGATGGAGTCCATGACAAGGCCCTTATTGAAACGCTAAAAATGATAGCTAACAGCGATGGCACTTCGCAACTAGAATCTACGACTATCACAGCAACGTCTGAGACATTGCAGCAGCAACCTAATAGTAGTGAATGCCAAAATGGTTCGACTAATGATGAATGTGTTAGCAAGAATCGAGCTAGAATATTATCCGTCGACTACCTGCATACCGCAGCGAATGGAGTCTCCACTTGGCACCCCTTAGATAATTACAAACCCAAATAA